The Bosea sp. AS-1 genome contains a region encoding:
- a CDS encoding ParB/RepB/Spo0J family partition protein — protein MQLIKVDPRALKENPDRMRQTKSTPQADALLLATIKAVGIVQPPVITPETGGGNGYVINAGHRRVKQAIAAGLEEIDVLVDDAANDNGAMRSMVENIAREALNPVDQWRAIERLVALGWTEEAIGVALALPVRQIKKLRLLANVLPAMLDHMAKGDMPDERQLRTIAAASLDEQKEVWKKHKPSKADPQVSWWSVAQALQKTRMFARHASFGDDLAQAYGIAWVEDLFAPADEDSRYTTDVEAFLGAQQEWMTANLPKKGVIAETTNWGEVKLPPKAERVYGKPAKSDCTAMYLDRDGRVQTVHYRMPAAKKPKGKGATAPDNAADDVGEVSKPRPDVTRKGVEMIGDLRTDALREALGRAPIEDDTLMALLILAFAGQNVSVTTGGGGTTYGHSRLAKNAAVLFDADGKLAFDIDTLRGAARTMLVDVFSCRENATNSGVVARVAGEVVGADAFLPNMGTEDFLSCLSRGALEASCKDTPVLPRQRVKDTRAALVEHFKDGHLVHPSALFAPDPAKLADWLSSSAISPGDDETEEDADGSDDGFPGEEAEAFQEAAE, from the coding sequence ATGCAACTCATCAAGGTCGACCCGCGCGCGCTGAAGGAGAATCCCGACCGCATGCGCCAGACCAAGTCGACGCCGCAGGCCGACGCGCTGCTGCTGGCGACGATCAAGGCCGTGGGCATCGTGCAGCCGCCGGTGATCACGCCGGAGACCGGAGGCGGCAACGGCTACGTCATCAACGCCGGCCACCGCCGCGTGAAGCAGGCGATCGCCGCCGGGCTCGAGGAGATCGACGTCCTCGTCGACGACGCGGCGAACGACAACGGCGCCATGCGCTCCATGGTCGAGAACATCGCCCGCGAGGCGCTGAACCCGGTCGACCAGTGGCGGGCGATCGAGCGCCTGGTCGCGCTCGGCTGGACGGAGGAGGCGATCGGTGTCGCGCTCGCGCTGCCGGTGCGCCAGATCAAGAAACTCCGCCTGCTGGCGAACGTGCTGCCGGCGATGCTCGACCACATGGCCAAGGGCGACATGCCCGACGAGCGCCAGCTCCGCACCATCGCGGCTGCGTCGCTCGACGAGCAGAAGGAGGTCTGGAAGAAGCACAAGCCGTCGAAGGCCGACCCGCAGGTCTCGTGGTGGAGCGTGGCGCAGGCGCTGCAGAAGACGCGCATGTTCGCGCGTCACGCAAGCTTCGGCGACGACCTCGCGCAGGCCTACGGCATCGCGTGGGTCGAGGACCTGTTCGCCCCGGCGGACGAGGACAGCCGCTACACCACCGACGTCGAGGCCTTCCTCGGCGCGCAGCAGGAGTGGATGACGGCGAACCTGCCGAAGAAGGGCGTCATCGCCGAGACCACGAACTGGGGTGAGGTGAAGCTGCCGCCGAAGGCGGAGCGCGTCTACGGCAAGCCGGCGAAGTCCGACTGCACGGCGATGTACCTCGACCGCGACGGCCGCGTGCAGACCGTGCACTACCGCATGCCGGCGGCGAAGAAGCCGAAGGGTAAGGGCGCGACCGCTCCGGACAACGCCGCGGACGACGTCGGCGAGGTCTCGAAGCCGCGTCCCGACGTGACGCGCAAGGGCGTCGAGATGATCGGCGACCTGCGCACCGACGCGCTGCGCGAAGCGCTCGGCCGCGCACCGATCGAGGACGACACGCTGATGGCGCTGCTCATCCTCGCCTTCGCCGGGCAGAACGTCTCCGTCACGACGGGAGGCGGCGGCACTACCTACGGCCACAGCCGGCTGGCGAAGAACGCGGCGGTGCTGTTCGACGCCGACGGCAAGCTCGCCTTCGACATTGACACGCTGCGCGGCGCGGCGCGCACCATGCTGGTCGACGTCTTCTCGTGCCGCGAGAACGCCACCAACAGCGGCGTCGTCGCCCGAGTCGCCGGCGAGGTGGTCGGCGCGGACGCGTTCCTGCCGAACATGGGCACGGAGGACTTCCTGTCCTGCCTCTCGCGCGGCGCCCTCGAGGCGTCGTGCAAGGACACGCCGGTCCTGCCGCGCCAGCGCGTGAAGGACACGCGCGCCGCGCTCGTCGAGCACTTCAAGGACGGGCACCTCGTCCACCCCTCCGCGCTCTTCGCGCCCGATCCGGCGAAGCTCGCCGACTGGCTGTCGTCGAGCGCGATCTCGCCCGGCGACGACGAGACGGAGGAGGACGCCGACGGCAGCGACGACGGCTTCCCCGGCGAAGAGGCCGAGGCCTTCCAGGAGGCCGCCGAGTAA